The Parashewanella tropica genome window below encodes:
- a CDS encoding ATP-binding cassette domain-containing protein, translated as MESNHHSLNLKRLQHFIEPVAYIDWSSKSRLSLPIGKTDKPWLSTFKKLGFVSTTCEFESIELMNAPLLFGVHKSFGPVLIRSTAKILSLSSTHVLVLNTGEEFSVSNTDDLLNQLQSFHLLIDTFSWHKEVKAESLADYINAPIQSFLSQFMKLNFAVSLMVSMLFMSGMDTLKYIVPTQSVMTYFNVGFLIFAVIISFIFGKYLMQRAQSWIDSVSQERLTYLRLSMLWSLPVDKQSEIAQLCRSAQHLAQLNISYRQMLGSCVALVPLAMSIFSRAPIWLVLVPIILTFVAAIISIKNREQITSLKEQTQQQLISSQQALNKFVQNIKPDLYYQRINTAIAQYQQQHVDYLASSRELSEHTQSSLYHQHFFQGLALSVAMLVSAHLVSDDLKGYSLSISSAYMILYLVNTVFRSFPKIVIIFDLKRSLNNDIKSIQQLMTPMCEAIEPETLRLTALTVRFEQLKLPHDCHFKDGENFSAEFLPHSIIDIRGASGAGKSTLIRCILGSERPYSGEIRIAGVASHLLTEPERKSLFSYLGQESRLFVGSLKDNLSLFTQENISDRKLWDVLETVKMDEKAKQLPLGLDTPIMSAAASFSTGECQRILLAQLLFKPSKILILDEALSGIPEQMELEILSELKSKYEYIIRVSHRVELQHIADEVIELGVTK; from the coding sequence ATGGAGAGTAATCACCACTCTCTTAACTTAAAACGTTTGCAACATTTTATTGAGCCTGTTGCATACATTGATTGGTCATCGAAATCTAGGTTGTCGTTGCCAATCGGCAAAACGGACAAGCCGTGGCTTTCTACTTTTAAAAAATTAGGTTTTGTATCTACTACCTGTGAATTTGAATCTATAGAACTAATGAATGCGCCGCTTTTGTTTGGGGTGCATAAATCTTTTGGGCCTGTGTTAATCCGCTCAACGGCGAAAATACTGAGTTTATCCTCTACCCACGTTTTAGTATTAAATACTGGGGAAGAGTTCAGTGTTAGCAATACCGATGATCTGCTTAATCAACTCCAAAGCTTTCATCTACTGATAGATACTTTTTCATGGCATAAAGAGGTTAAAGCTGAATCGTTAGCGGATTACATCAATGCTCCAATACAGAGCTTTTTGTCGCAATTTATGAAGCTCAATTTTGCGGTAAGTTTGATGGTAAGTATGCTGTTTATGTCAGGTATGGATACATTAAAGTATATTGTGCCCACGCAGTCAGTAATGACTTATTTCAATGTGGGTTTTCTTATCTTCGCGGTAATTATTAGCTTTATCTTTGGTAAATATTTGATGCAAAGAGCGCAGAGTTGGATTGATTCTGTTTCTCAAGAAAGACTAACCTATCTTAGGCTGTCAATGCTCTGGTCTTTACCGGTAGATAAGCAGAGTGAAATCGCACAACTCTGTCGTAGCGCCCAACACCTTGCACAATTAAATATTTCATATCGGCAGATGTTGGGAAGCTGTGTTGCATTAGTTCCTTTGGCTATGTCAATCTTTTCACGAGCCCCAATTTGGTTAGTACTTGTGCCAATCATTTTGACATTTGTAGCGGCAATAATAAGCATCAAGAACAGGGAACAAATCACTTCACTAAAAGAGCAAACTCAACAGCAACTTATTTCAAGTCAACAAGCATTGAATAAGTTTGTTCAAAATATAAAGCCCGATCTTTACTATCAGCGAATTAATACAGCTATTGCCCAATATCAGCAACAGCATGTTGATTATTTAGCCAGTAGTAGAGAACTGAGCGAACATACTCAAAGCAGCTTATACCATCAACACTTTTTCCAAGGGTTAGCGTTAAGTGTGGCTATGTTGGTGAGTGCCCATTTAGTGAGTGATGATTTAAAAGGCTACAGCCTAAGTATCAGCAGTGCATATATGATTTTGTATTTGGTTAATACTGTATTCCGCTCTTTCCCAAAAATAGTGATTATTTTTGATTTAAAAAGAAGTCTCAATAATGACATCAAAAGTATACAGCAGCTTATGACGCCTATGTGCGAAGCCATTGAGCCAGAGACGCTTAGACTGACGGCTTTGACTGTAAGGTTTGAGCAGTTAAAACTTCCCCACGATTGCCACTTTAAAGACGGTGAGAATTTTTCAGCTGAATTTTTACCTCACTCAATTATTGATATTAGAGGAGCGTCAGGAGCAGGAAAAAGTACTCTGATCCGCTGTATTTTAGGTAGTGAGCGTCCTTATTCTGGAGAGATAAGGATCGCAGGTGTAGCCTCTCATTTACTAACTGAGCCTGAAAGAAAAAGCCTATTTTCCTATTTAGGACAAGAGTCTCGTTTATTTGTTGGCTCATTAAAAGATAATTTGTCGCTTTTTACTCAAGAAAATATTTCAGATCGCAAGCTTTGGGATGTGTTAGAAACGGTTAAAATGGACGAGAAAGCCAAACAGCTTCCCTTAGGGTTGGATACACCCATTATGTCGGCTGCTGCGTCATTTTCCACGGGAGAGTGC